A window of the Desulforapulum autotrophicum HRM2 genome harbors these coding sequences:
- the mutL gene encoding DNA mismatch repair endonuclease MutL, producing MADIRILPDILTNKIAAGEVVERPVSVVKELVENALDSGATRIVAEIERGGRDLIRISDNGSGMSPDNALLAIERYATSKIFTDEDLFAIKTFGFRGEALPSMAAVSKFTLTTREQEGHAGTRIRIHGGRIMDVQETGAPAGTMVEVAQLYYNTPARRKFLKGVNTEMGHIADVFSGMALGNPGVGFRLIHNNRPVKAFSASATMETRAGEVFGPATLENLKRVELVADEIAITGFLSDPVDPLFTRSTARNLRLFVNNRLVNDRGLVAAIFQGYRGRLMKGRYPLGLIFVTLPPDRVDVNVHPSKLEVRFCDQRRIFSLVVQAVREAFSGSYKGTAPAASQVKEPTETNRIDRSLFQWGTPAKDSSSPSALEIEPEPLFSEPTLPEPPSSKPPVSGRPLPDSNVPDSTVSDLSLHEPDHFLAESDVWFEPVPVLPEKQRQQGKSDPIIVGQVFGTYIVVEDNGEMVVVDQHAAHERIVYEKLKKRSDNHRPPSQSLVVPETLELTYREADLLESILPDLAAIGMEIEPFGGTAFIVKSIPAIIEHRDVRPLVLDIVANLVESGGDAGGETGQWLDECIILMACHTAIRANNPLNHREMKDLLLALDDCENPDHCPHGRPIRIRWDIHALERMFKRIV from the coding sequence ATGGCTGATATACGGATTCTTCCAGATATCCTCACCAACAAGATTGCCGCAGGTGAGGTGGTGGAACGGCCGGTCTCGGTGGTCAAGGAGCTGGTTGAAAATGCCCTTGATTCCGGTGCCACAAGAATCGTGGCCGAGATTGAACGGGGCGGCAGGGATTTGATCCGGATTTCGGACAATGGTTCGGGCATGTCCCCGGACAATGCCCTTCTTGCCATTGAGCGGTACGCCACGAGCAAAATTTTTACGGACGAGGACCTTTTTGCCATTAAGACCTTTGGGTTCAGGGGCGAGGCCCTTCCCTCCATGGCGGCGGTCTCAAAATTTACCCTGACCACCCGGGAACAAGAGGGGCATGCAGGCACAAGGATACGGATCCATGGCGGCAGGATCATGGATGTCCAGGAGACAGGTGCCCCGGCAGGGACCATGGTCGAAGTGGCCCAGCTTTACTACAACACCCCTGCCCGAAGAAAGTTTCTCAAGGGGGTCAACACCGAGATGGGGCATATTGCCGATGTTTTTTCCGGTATGGCCCTGGGAAATCCCGGGGTTGGTTTTCGCCTCATACACAACAATCGTCCGGTCAAGGCGTTTTCAGCGTCGGCCACCATGGAGACACGGGCAGGTGAAGTGTTTGGCCCGGCCACCCTTGAAAATCTAAAAAGGGTCGAACTTGTGGCCGATGAGATCGCCATCACCGGCTTTCTGTCCGACCCTGTGGACCCCTTGTTCACCCGGAGTACGGCCAGAAATTTGAGGCTCTTTGTCAACAATCGCCTTGTCAATGACCGGGGGCTTGTGGCGGCCATCTTCCAGGGATATCGGGGCCGGCTCATGAAGGGCCGGTATCCCCTGGGACTTATTTTTGTGACCCTTCCTCCAGACAGGGTGGATGTCAATGTTCATCCGTCAAAGCTTGAGGTGCGGTTTTGCGACCAGCGGCGGATTTTTTCCCTGGTGGTCCAGGCCGTGCGTGAAGCCTTTTCAGGTTCTTACAAGGGCACGGCCCCTGCTGCTTCCCAGGTCAAAGAGCCGACTGAAACCAATCGGATAGACCGTTCCCTTTTCCAGTGGGGAACACCGGCCAAGGATAGCTCCAGCCCGTCAGCTTTAGAGATTGAACCGGAACCGCTCTTTTCTGAACCGACGTTGCCGGAACCGCCATCGTCCAAACCGCCTGTGTCCGGGCGTCCATTACCGGATTCTAATGTGCCGGATTCTACTGTGTCAGATTTGTCCCTGCATGAACCGGATCACTTTCTGGCTGAATCGGATGTGTGGTTCGAACCTGTCCCGGTTTTACCGGAAAAGCAACGACAACAGGGAAAGTCTGACCCCATTATCGTCGGTCAGGTGTTTGGTACCTATATTGTGGTGGAAGATAACGGGGAAATGGTCGTTGTGGATCAGCATGCAGCCCACGAGCGGATTGTTTATGAGAAATTGAAAAAAAGGTCGGACAACCACCGGCCGCCCTCCCAGAGCCTTGTTGTGCCCGAAACCCTGGAGCTTACCTACCGGGAGGCGGACCTGCTCGAAAGTATTCTTCCGGATCTTGCGGCCATTGGCATGGAGATCGAACCCTTTGGCGGTACAGCCTTTATCGTCAAGTCAATCCCCGCCATCATCGAACACAGGGATGTTCGACCCCTGGTACTCGATATTGTGGCAAATCTTGTTGAATCAGGTGGGGATGCGGGGGGGGAAACAGGGCAGTGGCTTGACGAGTGTATCATTCTCATGGCCTGTCACACGGCCATTCGGGCAAATAATCCCCTGAATCACAGGGAGATGAAAGATCTGTTGCTTGCCCTTGATGATTGCGAAAATCCAGACCATTGTCCCCATGGACGCCCCATCCGGATCCGGTGGGACATCCATGCACTGGAACGGATGTTTAAACGGATCGTTTGA
- the gatA gene encoding Asp-tRNA(Asn)/Glu-tRNA(Gln) amidotransferase subunit GatA, with the protein MELHELTLEGARALLLSGEISSKDLTTCLLDRIKTHDADLGAFITVDAAGALEAATAADERIARGEDAPLLGIPLALKDLLCTSGVRTTCASKILENFVPTYDATAVTLLKQAGAVIVGKTNLDEFGMGSSTENSAFHLTRNPWNLDHVPGGSSGGSAAAVAARMCTAALGTDTGGSIRQPASHCGVVGLKPSYGRVSRFGMVAYASSLDQIGPITRTVKDAALMMNVISGHDPKDSTSAAIDKPDFTQAFAGFDAKGLAGMKAGIPREYIGMKGLDPEVERSFKNACKVLEDLGVEVIDVSLPHTNFAVAAYYVLAPSEASANLSRYDGVKYGFRQTGCDDLMDMYKQTRSSGFGPEVKRRIIMGTYALSAGYYDEYYGRASRVRTLIMADFSKAFDQCDIILSPVAPTPAFKIGENVDDPLTMYLGDIFTLSANMAGIPGLSVPCAMSTTGLPIGLQILGRRFDEMSVLKAGYGLEQRCPGLPGLPNL; encoded by the coding sequence ATGGAATTACACGAACTGACACTTGAAGGGGCAAGGGCGCTTCTCCTTTCCGGTGAAATCTCCTCAAAGGATCTTACCACCTGCCTGCTTGACAGGATCAAGACCCATGACGCAGACCTTGGGGCCTTTATCACCGTTGATGCCGCCGGTGCCCTTGAGGCCGCCACTGCAGCCGATGAACGGATTGCAAGGGGTGAGGATGCTCCCCTTCTGGGTATTCCCCTGGCCTTAAAGGATCTTTTGTGCACCAGTGGGGTGCGAACCACCTGCGCGTCAAAAATTTTAGAAAATTTTGTTCCCACCTATGATGCCACGGCAGTGACCCTTTTAAAGCAGGCCGGGGCCGTGATTGTGGGCAAAACCAACCTGGACGAGTTCGGCATGGGGTCGTCCACGGAAAATTCTGCTTTCCATCTGACAAGAAATCCATGGAACCTTGACCATGTGCCGGGCGGATCAAGCGGTGGGTCTGCCGCAGCTGTTGCGGCCCGGATGTGTACGGCCGCCCTTGGGACAGACACGGGTGGATCCATTCGCCAGCCTGCCTCCCACTGCGGTGTTGTGGGCTTGAAGCCAAGCTATGGCAGGGTGTCGCGGTTCGGCATGGTGGCCTATGCGTCGTCCCTGGATCAGATTGGACCCATCACCCGCACGGTCAAAGATGCGGCGTTGATGATGAATGTCATTTCAGGCCATGATCCAAAGGATTCCACTTCAGCGGCCATTGACAAACCCGATTTTACCCAGGCCTTTGCCGGTTTCGATGCCAAGGGCCTTGCCGGCATGAAAGCTGGGATTCCCAGGGAATATATCGGAATGAAGGGGCTTGACCCGGAAGTTGAACGTTCATTTAAGAATGCGTGTAAGGTCCTGGAGGATCTTGGGGTTGAAGTCATTGATGTCTCCCTTCCCCACACCAATTTTGCCGTTGCTGCCTATTATGTGCTGGCTCCCTCCGAGGCAAGCGCCAACCTTTCCCGGTACGACGGGGTTAAGTACGGGTTCAGGCAGACCGGGTGTGACGATCTTATGGATATGTACAAGCAGACCCGTTCCAGTGGGTTTGGTCCCGAGGTTAAGCGTCGGATTATCATGGGGACCTACGCCCTTTCGGCCGGATACTATGACGAATATTACGGCCGGGCTTCCCGGGTGAGAACCCTGATCATGGCGGACTTTTCCAAGGCCTTTGACCAGTGTGACATCATCCTTTCTCCTGTTGCGCCCACGCCTGCGTTTAAAATCGGTGAAAATGTGGATGATCCCCTGACCATGTACCTGGGAGACATTTTTACCCTTTCGGCCAATATGGCCGGAATTCCCGGTTTATCCGTTCCCTGTGCCATGTCGACAACAGGGCTTCCCATCGGGCTGCAGATCCTTGGGCGGCGTTTTGATGAAATGAGTGTTCTCAAGGCCGGCTATGGACTAGAGCAGCGTTGTCCGGGTCTACCCGGGCTGCCGAATTTGTAA
- the argS gene encoding arginine--tRNA ligase, whose amino-acid sequence MKESIKQLILGGARRAFDKGLLKSDEFPGMEIEAPRHEAHGDFSTNFAMVSAATQKMAPRKIAEAVISCMDSDSVIEKTEIAGPGFINFFLANRAWYPTLDRIVKEDDRFGSSDFGAGKKVQVEFVSANPTGPLHVGHARGAAVGDAVANILSFAGFDVQREYYINDSGRQIRTLGLSVWLRLCQQLGREVEFPTDCYQGDYIKEIAADLHGKMGRELSEKDEAEAVSICAKFAAQVILSGIRADLVAFGVEYDQWFSEESLYASGRVQKAIEEFKARDVIYEKDGAQWFRTERYGDEKDRVVVRNNGITTYFASDIAYHMEKFDRGFDRVIDVWGADHHGYINRINAAIDASGRQSDQFDVILVQLVNLLRNGQPVAMSSRSGEFVTLKDIVDEVGKDAARFLFLSRSYDSGLDFDLEVAKQKTSDNPVYYVQYVHARIAGILMKAVSEKVLNEAEKPGAGNRELLVEPEEINLLKILAAFPETVEKSAATLHPHVIFTYLMGLASAFHGYYNRHKVITPDRELSRGRISLVFAVKTVIRNGLNLLGVSAPERM is encoded by the coding sequence ATGAAAGAATCCATAAAACAACTCATCCTTGGCGGTGCCCGACGAGCGTTTGACAAAGGGCTCCTTAAATCCGATGAATTTCCTGGAATGGAGATTGAAGCCCCCCGTCACGAAGCCCACGGCGATTTTTCAACCAACTTTGCCATGGTTTCGGCCGCCACCCAGAAGATGGCCCCAAGGAAAATTGCCGAGGCGGTTATCTCCTGTATGGACTCGGACAGCGTCATCGAAAAAACAGAGATTGCAGGGCCGGGATTCATCAATTTCTTCCTTGCCAACCGGGCCTGGTATCCGACCCTTGATCGCATCGTAAAGGAGGATGACCGATTCGGAAGTTCTGATTTTGGCGCCGGTAAAAAGGTCCAGGTGGAGTTTGTCAGTGCAAATCCCACGGGGCCGCTCCATGTGGGCCATGCAAGGGGGGCGGCAGTGGGGGATGCCGTGGCAAATATTCTTTCGTTTGCCGGATTTGATGTGCAGCGGGAGTATTATATCAACGATTCGGGCCGGCAGATCCGCACCCTTGGGCTTTCCGTGTGGTTGAGACTCTGTCAGCAGCTTGGCCGTGAGGTTGAATTTCCCACAGATTGCTACCAGGGCGACTATATAAAGGAGATTGCAGCGGACCTCCACGGTAAGATGGGTCGGGAACTTTCTGAAAAAGACGAGGCTGAGGCTGTTTCCATCTGTGCCAAATTTGCCGCCCAGGTCATTCTTTCGGGTATCCGGGCCGATCTGGTGGCTTTCGGGGTTGAGTACGACCAGTGGTTCAGTGAGGAGAGCCTTTATGCCTCGGGTCGTGTTCAGAAGGCCATAGAGGAGTTCAAGGCCAGGGACGTCATCTATGAAAAGGACGGCGCACAATGGTTCAGGACCGAACGTTACGGGGATGAAAAAGACAGGGTGGTTGTGAGAAACAATGGTATTACCACCTATTTTGCCTCGGACATTGCCTATCATATGGAAAAGTTTGACCGGGGGTTTGACCGGGTTATTGATGTGTGGGGCGCAGATCACCACGGGTATATCAATCGGATCAACGCTGCCATTGATGCATCTGGCAGACAAAGCGACCAGTTTGACGTGATCCTGGTTCAGCTTGTGAACCTTCTCAGGAACGGTCAACCCGTTGCCATGTCCAGCCGGTCCGGTGAATTTGTAACCCTCAAAGATATTGTGGACGAGGTGGGAAAGGATGCAGCCCGGTTTCTCTTTTTGAGTCGAAGCTATGACAGCGGTCTTGATTTTGACCTTGAGGTGGCCAAGCAGAAGACCAGTGACAATCCCGTTTATTACGTGCAGTATGTCCATGCGCGTATTGCAGGGATTCTCATGAAGGCGGTGTCTGAAAAAGTGCTCAACGAGGCTGAAAAACCCGGGGCCGGGAACAGGGAGTTGCTGGTGGAACCAGAAGAGATAAATCTTCTCAAGATTCTTGCAGCCTTTCCTGAAACCGTTGAAAAGAGTGCGGCAACCCTCCATCCCCATGTCATCTTTACCTATCTCATGGGGCTGGCTTCGGCCTTCCACGGATATTACAACCGGCACAAGGTCATTACCCCTGACAGGGAACTCTCCCGGGGACGGATTTCTCTTGTTTTTGCCGTGAAAACGGTTATCCGGAACGGGTTGAACCTGCTGGGCGTTTCTGCCCCTGAAAGAATGTAG
- a CDS encoding FG-GAP-like repeat-containing protein — protein sequence MKSGKTTIVLAILILFTCLAGSALAATTRILVKPFNIEADQAYPFLEKGIFKMLLSRLEIPGVCTPVLDTDPDAGQADYVLNGTILIFGDGISTDAKLLNAKTGASALVFNELGASKGDALAHVNHLSEQIKMDVLGLDSGKRATPQAINQTAIEQQAPVRQPAVKAQLWRSQAFDERIISLDLADVTGDTKNETIVASKNKLTLLTREGKVLKKISTFEPGINLNILSVDAGDINNNHKAEIYLTCIDERTFRPSSLVLEWNGTGFTTLLDNEPLLFRIIRPKTRGTLLLGQTPREKGQMLNTPVFQLSWQANTLVEAELKLPRNITIYSFTYGDVMNNGSEMIAALTLDGRVKVFSSEGRESWKSAEGYGGSVNFLEYKGNLHTRDDGYQMTRFFLQQRIFIADLEGDGKNRVIVVRNEDSASILKKTRYFSKGTIVSLAWDEMGLAPEGRTRSFPGYFSDYLIGDMDNDGHEELIYAVTRSEGMVDQNHSSRLYSQDRIAANSREFY from the coding sequence TTGAAATCCGGCAAAACAACCATTGTGCTTGCAATTCTTATTTTATTCACCTGCCTTGCAGGATCGGCCCTGGCGGCAACGACCCGAATCCTTGTTAAGCCATTTAACATTGAAGCGGACCAGGCATACCCCTTTCTTGAAAAGGGGATATTCAAGATGCTCCTTTCCCGACTGGAAATTCCAGGGGTCTGCACACCCGTCCTTGATACAGACCCCGATGCGGGCCAGGCAGACTATGTTCTCAACGGCACCATACTCATCTTTGGAGACGGCATCAGCACGGACGCAAAACTTTTGAATGCAAAAACCGGCGCTTCGGCCCTGGTGTTTAACGAACTTGGCGCCTCAAAGGGTGACGCCCTGGCCCACGTAAACCATCTTTCCGAGCAGATAAAAATGGATGTTCTCGGTTTGGATTCCGGCAAACGGGCCACGCCACAAGCAATCAATCAAACCGCAATCGAACAGCAGGCTCCGGTCCGCCAGCCCGCAGTCAAGGCGCAACTGTGGAGAAGCCAGGCCTTTGATGAACGAATCATCTCCCTTGATCTTGCCGATGTAACCGGCGATACAAAGAATGAAACCATTGTTGCCTCTAAAAACAAACTGACCCTCCTGACCCGTGAAGGAAAGGTCCTTAAAAAGATTTCAACGTTTGAACCTGGCATCAACCTTAACATCCTTTCCGTTGATGCGGGCGACATCAACAACAACCACAAGGCTGAAATCTACCTCACCTGCATTGACGAACGCACCTTCCGACCTTCCTCCCTTGTGCTCGAGTGGAACGGCACCGGTTTTACAACCCTTCTGGACAATGAACCCCTGCTGTTCCGGATCATTCGCCCAAAGACACGGGGAACGCTTCTCCTTGGCCAGACCCCCAGGGAAAAGGGTCAAATGCTCAACACACCGGTGTTCCAGCTCTCCTGGCAGGCAAACACCCTTGTGGAAGCCGAGCTCAAACTTCCCAGGAACATTACCATCTACAGTTTTACCTACGGCGATGTCATGAACAACGGCTCGGAAATGATCGCTGCCCTCACCCTTGACGGCAGGGTAAAAGTATTTTCTTCCGAAGGGCGTGAGTCGTGGAAAAGCGCCGAAGGGTATGGCGGAAGCGTTAACTTTTTAGAATACAAGGGAAATCTTCACACAAGGGACGATGGGTATCAAATGACCCGGTTCTTTCTCCAGCAGCGGATCTTCATTGCAGATCTTGAGGGGGATGGGAAAAATCGCGTTATTGTGGTGAGAAACGAAGACTCAGCCAGCATTCTTAAAAAGACCCGTTATTTTTCAAAGGGAACCATTGTCTCCCTTGCCTGGGATGAGATGGGACTTGCCCCGGAAGGCAGAACAAGGAGCTTTCCCGGCTACTTTTCCGACTACCTGATTGGAGACATGGACAACGACGGACACGAAGAGCTGATCTACGCCGTCACCCGGTCCGAAGGGATGGTCGACCAGAATCACAGCTCAAGGCTCTACTCCCAGGACAGGATTGCCGCCAATTCAAGGGAATTCTACTAA
- a CDS encoding SPOR domain-containing protein, whose product MDGKPRFSRTFISLAVGILSCCWMFFLGVLVGRGTAPVSFDTRSFQEGLKQMVAVAEQQDEEIKKPSLAFYEVLKSPVRTSGVITGEGGEILPVGAESPTSQKPEGENQPPLKRSLKAKTFKSKPASGHGGADLVAVSGKSVDKIAEQTLASDSGDGEYTIQVSAYRELNDAVQDMGRLRAKGVFAYRTMGRVGDDIWHRVRTGSFKDKASAEKELDRLRRDGIKGMILNKKE is encoded by the coding sequence TTGGACGGAAAACCACGATTTTCAAGGACGTTTATTTCCCTGGCCGTGGGCATTCTGTCCTGTTGCTGGATGTTTTTTCTCGGGGTGCTTGTTGGTCGGGGAACCGCTCCTGTCTCGTTTGATACCCGCAGTTTCCAGGAGGGTTTGAAACAGATGGTCGCTGTGGCTGAACAGCAGGATGAAGAAATTAAAAAGCCGTCACTTGCCTTTTATGAGGTGCTCAAAAGCCCCGTTCGCACCTCTGGGGTAATAACCGGGGAGGGGGGAGAAATTCTTCCTGTCGGGGCCGAGTCCCCAACATCCCAGAAACCTGAGGGTGAAAATCAGCCACCCCTGAAACGCAGTCTCAAGGCCAAGACCTTTAAATCAAAGCCTGCATCCGGCCATGGGGGAGCAGACCTGGTAGCCGTTTCGGGAAAAAGCGTTGATAAAATAGCGGAACAGACGCTGGCATCCGATTCTGGAGATGGTGAATATACCATCCAGGTCTCCGCATACCGGGAACTCAACGATGCCGTTCAAGATATGGGCCGGCTCAGGGCAAAGGGGGTTTTTGCCTATCGAACCATGGGTCGGGTGGGAGATGATATCTGGCACAGGGTAAGAACCGGTTCGTTCAAGGATAAGGCGTCGGCGGAAAAAGAGCTGGACCGCCTTCGCCGGGACGGAATCAAGGGAATGATACTGAACAAAAAGGAGTGA
- a CDS encoding FG-GAP-like repeat-containing protein, producing the protein MSNKRGIFSVVAGVLFFCCINFSPVLAQQAKTIAIFPFEVLAQDDLAFLGKGLTRMISSRTGDSGEIQVQQRQKSLDSFGIELGPEVLESLSTSQDFAGLDYFVSGSLTVMGTTVSTDAELIDVKQGRVVCTFHESGTSHQDLVRHASVIAERMKTIILGGPIPQVTPETFGSTGSAMLEKRGKSQSIPLPASALSQTAVTGPVAAGAVFRSRTFDTRFSGVACGDVDGDGRSDLVLMDEHSINFFSFENGTLVKKGEFQGRHYETFKAVDVADVNKNKVAEIFVTCVDRKAKVTSLVLEWQQGAFQALVKDSSWYYRVVRVNGDKQLYGQEGGYSEPFSGGVSALDWDGCGYGRQTAVSLPTGVDIFSFVKGDFLGKGADQTLWVDPGGIVNLSASNGKIEWTSPDSFGSTPLFLGERAGQDLEDQERIYINSKMAAADLDRNGQSEAILVHNRDQSRGFLGRFRKFTAGSVKALSWNAAGMQTLWETEQVKGCIADWALEDLDNDGRPELIYCINLDSGTLLTKIRSNVVVEKIE; encoded by the coding sequence TTGAGCAATAAGCGTGGAATCTTTTCTGTTGTGGCTGGCGTTCTCTTCTTTTGTTGCATTAATTTCAGTCCGGTTCTGGCCCAGCAGGCTAAAACCATTGCCATCTTTCCCTTTGAGGTGCTGGCCCAGGATGACCTTGCCTTCCTCGGCAAGGGGTTGACCCGGATGATCAGTTCAAGAACCGGGGATTCGGGTGAAATTCAGGTTCAACAGCGGCAGAAGAGTCTTGATTCCTTTGGTATTGAACTGGGACCGGAAGTTCTGGAAAGCCTCAGCACGAGTCAGGATTTTGCCGGGTTGGATTATTTTGTGAGTGGAAGCCTCACCGTTATGGGAACCACGGTCAGCACCGATGCAGAGCTGATTGATGTCAAGCAGGGCAGGGTGGTCTGCACCTTCCACGAATCCGGCACTTCCCATCAGGATCTTGTCCGCCATGCATCCGTTATTGCCGAACGGATGAAAACCATTATCCTGGGGGGACCCATTCCACAGGTCACGCCTGAAACCTTTGGTTCAACCGGATCTGCCATGCTGGAAAAGCGTGGCAAAAGCCAGTCAATCCCTTTGCCCGCATCCGCCCTGTCTCAAACGGCTGTAACCGGGCCGGTTGCAGCGGGGGCGGTTTTCCGGAGCCGGACCTTTGATACCCGGTTCTCCGGTGTTGCCTGCGGGGATGTGGACGGCGACGGTCGTTCTGACCTTGTGCTCATGGACGAACATTCGATCAATTTTTTCTCCTTTGAAAACGGGACCCTGGTTAAAAAAGGGGAGTTCCAGGGCCGGCATTACGAGACCTTCAAGGCCGTGGATGTGGCCGACGTGAATAAAAACAAGGTGGCAGAGATCTTTGTCACTTGCGTGGATAGAAAGGCAAAGGTGACCTCCCTTGTCCTGGAGTGGCAGCAAGGGGCGTTTCAAGCCCTTGTCAAGGATAGTAGCTGGTACTATCGGGTTGTCCGGGTAAACGGCGATAAACAGCTCTACGGCCAGGAGGGAGGGTATTCTGAACCCTTCAGTGGGGGTGTGTCTGCCCTTGACTGGGACGGATGTGGTTATGGGCGACAAACTGCCGTTTCTCTGCCCACTGGTGTGGATATCTTCAGCTTTGTAAAGGGCGATTTCCTGGGAAAGGGAGCCGACCAGACCCTGTGGGTTGATCCTGGCGGAATTGTTAACCTGAGCGCTTCAAATGGTAAGATTGAATGGACAAGTCCTGACTCGTTCGGTTCAACTCCCCTGTTTCTTGGCGAAAGGGCAGGCCAGGATCTGGAGGATCAAGAAAGAATTTACATCAATTCAAAGATGGCCGCCGCAGACCTTGACCGCAACGGACAAAGTGAGGCCATCCTGGTCCACAACCGGGATCAGTCAAGGGGTTTTCTGGGCAGGTTCAGAAAATTTACCGCAGGTTCCGTAAAGGCCCTTTCCTGGAATGCTGCCGGCATGCAGACATTGTGGGAGACCGAACAGGTTAAGGGCTGCATTGCTGACTGGGCCCTTGAAGACCTTGACAATGACGGCAGGCCCGAGCTCATCTACTGCATAAACCTTGACAGTGGTACCCTTTTAACCAAAATACGATCCAATGTGGTAGTGGAAAAAATAGAGTAG
- the gatC gene encoding Asp-tRNA(Asn)/Glu-tRNA(Gln) amidotransferase subunit GatC yields the protein MMKISKQDVEHLAHLARLAVDGSQVESLTAQVSNILDYMDVLKEVDVDGVPLASGAALGTNVFRQDQVKPSPGPCVTLANAPERDDDFYTVPRIVG from the coding sequence ATGATGAAGATTTCAAAGCAGGATGTGGAGCATCTGGCCCACCTGGCCCGTCTGGCTGTGGATGGGTCCCAGGTCGAAAGTCTTACGGCCCAGGTGAGCAATATCCTTGACTATATGGATGTATTAAAAGAGGTTGATGTGGATGGGGTGCCCCTTGCTTCGGGTGCGGCCCTTGGGACAAATGTTTTCAGGCAGGACCAGGTAAAACCCTCCCCGGGGCCTTGCGTCACCCTTGCCAATGCGCCCGAGCGGGACGATGATTTTTACACGGTTCCCAGGATTGTGGGATAG